The genomic interval TAGCAAATTCCTTTGTAAGGGCCACATAGGCAGAACCAAAGTAAATGGTCAGACTATGAGGAGAAGGGTTTTTTCTTATCCAAGTCCCCAGGATGAAGGAAACCAGTGGGAATCTCTGCTCCAAATGCACATACTTGGTCCTTTTTTTAATATGAGCTGGGGGCAGCACTCCTAGGGTTAGATTCTTCCCTTTAAATCCTTTCAGCTACTGAACGATTTCCTTGTTGGTTTTCAGGGGGAAATCTTGCCCACAGGTGTTGATGAGATACTTCCACGGGACCTCAGAGGCCATGAGATCCTTCATGcagttcaggtcagcctggagTCTGGAGATCCCGCCATAGACCACAAATTCTTGCTTTGAAGCCAGGAAAGCATTTGGGAAGCAGCTGAGTCGCCTTCCCACAGCCTCTTTGAAAGCAGCTGGTGCCTTCTTATCCACGTGGACGCAGTAGACATTTTGGGGCATATAGATGGCCCTGAAAAGCCTCTCAAATGTATCAAAGTCTTTATGAATGACCATGACATAGGCCAAAGGGAAGGTAGCTTCATCTTTAGACAGAGGCTTCAGTACGTAGTGGTTTTGGATCAAGTATTCTTGgcaagttttatttcttaatggtGTCACTGGTATATTTTCACCCAAgaattttctttctcctgtcacAATCGTGTCACAGACTTCTGAGAGGACTGAAACATTTGAGATTTTTCCCACTCACAGGCATTTTTGTGGGACGAAATTGTTGGTGTACAGGAACAAATGAGTTACTGACACAGCCATGAGCCCTGTGATCAACCCAAACACCTTCCGCTTCATTTTTCCTATGACCTTGTCGTCTTGATTTGTCACCATCTGACATCATACCATTGTCAATGCCAGTTGATGGGTCCATACCCAGACTGGGTAGAATGCAATAACTCCTTTATTTTCAGCAAggagagaaattcagcaagaaatTCCATAAGGAAGAGGGATCAGTAACAAGTTTGAAGTTCGTCCCTGATTTTGAAGGAATTGAGTGGACCTGAGGGCCTGTGTCATTGGGATCA from Castor canadensis chromosome 8, mCasCan1.hap1v2, whole genome shotgun sequence carries:
- the LOC109700883 gene encoding LOW QUALITY PROTEIN: N-acetyllactosaminide beta-1,6-N-acetylglucosaminyl-transferase-like (The sequence of the model RefSeq protein was modified relative to this genomic sequence to represent the inferred CDS: substituted 1 base at 1 genomic stop codon), with translation MPHQATQYISKEFSSPRAAHSLVFSPQKERKDTLSYSVQGHCVAAPNLAKAWAMMEARTVLSISEHYQCDTARGDLVQELAFEMGKISNVSVLSEVCDTIVTGERKFLGENIPVTPLRNKTCQEYLIQNHYVLKPLSKDEATFPLAYVMVIHKDFDTFERLFRAIYMPQNVYCVHVDKKAPAAFKEAVGRRLSCFPNAFLASKQEFVVYGGISRLQADLNCMKDLMASEVPWKYLINTCGQDFPLKTNKEIVQXLKGFKGKNLTLGVLPPAHIKKRTKYVHLEQRFPLVSFILGTWIRKNPSPHSLTIYFGSAYVALTKEFANFVLENQRARDLLEWSKDTCSPDKHFWVTLNQIPGSWGAGTVTSLRLEKGAGSEAMTCRSIGQVTSPASDFTVGTESLISI